One window of the Mixophyes fleayi isolate aMixFle1 chromosome 6, aMixFle1.hap1, whole genome shotgun sequence genome contains the following:
- the LOC142160082 gene encoding uncharacterized protein LOC142160082 isoform X5: MDKDRSHMTERILNLTLEIICLLTGEDYTVVKKTSGECPTPSTHPCVSGGLSRTQSPITVPPPHSLIHDRDNDQKILELTNKIIQLVTREVPMRCQDVAVYLSMEEWEYLEGHKGLYKDVMMENHQPLTSLDGSSNRNTPERCPRPLYSQDCTSENHSIPQEYQDEDLTVIKVEDIEGEEETYVRGDQQCKEEEIPTDISTDGHSSRNISEEHLILSPDLKIQDNDITRDSPVENPITPIIHSGRYSADISSDPAHHEECSLDGSYIGTDTTALRVDKIFPSSIDAKCFTKNKQIITLQPNKTGEKPFSCSECGKCYTDKSAFVKHKRFHFVEKIFSCSECGKYFKRKSDLIIHQRTHTGEKPFSCSECGKCFTDKSAIVKHERLHTGEKPFSCSECGKCFTDKSSFVIHKRIHTGEKPFSCSECGKCFTSKLALVTHQTLHTGEKPFSCPECKKSFARKSGLVRHQTVHTGEKPFSCSDCEKCFKHKSALVIHETLHTGEKPFSCPECKKCFARKSALYVHKRTHTGEKPFSCSECGKCFTRKSALVIHQTLHTGEKPFSCSECGKCFTYKSALVAHARLHTGEKLFSCSECRKHFTRESDLVKHQTIHTGEKQFP, translated from the exons gattacacagtggTGAAGAAGACATCTGGTGAGTGTCCGACACCCAGCACCcatccctgtgtgtcaggaggattgagcaggacccagagccccatcacggtgcctccacctcactcgcTGATACATGACagagacaatgaccagaagatcctggaactgaccaacaagatcattcagctggtgacaagagag gttcctatgaGGTGTCAGGATGTCGCTGTCTAtctctccatggaggagtgggagtatttagaaggacataagggtctgtacaaggacgtgatgatggagaatcaccagcccctcacatcactgg atggatccagtaacagaaacaccccagagagatgtcctcgtcctctttattcacaggattgtacatcggaaaatcacagtatcccacaggaatatcag GATGAAGATCTTACCGTTATTAAGGTAGAagatatagagggagaagaagagacgtatgtgaggggtgatcagcagtgtaaggaggaggaaatccctacagatatcagcacag atggacacagcagcaggaatATCTCAGAAGAACATCTTATTTTATCTCCAGATTTAAAAATACAAGATAATGACATCACACGAGATTCTCCAGTAGAAAACCCTATTACCCCAATTATACATTCAGGGCGTTACTCTGCAGATATATCATCTGATCCTGCTCATCATGAGGAATGTTCTCTTGATGGCTCATATATTGGTACAGATACTACAGCTCTTAGAGTAGATAAGATATTTCCCAGTTCTATAGATGccaaatgttttacaaagaacaaacaaattattacCCTTCAGCCAAATAagacaggtgagaagccattttcatgttctgagtgtgggaaatgttataCAGATAAATCTGCTTTTGTTAAACATAAGAGATTTCACTttgtggaaaaaatattttcctgttctgaatgtgggaaatattttaaGCGGAAATCAGATCTCattatacatcagagaactcacacaggtgagaaaccattttcatgttctgagtgcgggaaatgttttacagataaatccGCTATTGTTAAACATGAAAGACTTCACACTGGggaaaaaccattttcatgttctgagtgcgggaaatgttttacagataaatccTCTTTTGTTATACataagagaattcacacaggtgagaaaccattttcatgttctgaatgtgggaaatgttttacaagtaAGTTAgctcttgttacacatcagacacttcacacaggtgagaagccattttcatgtcctGAGTGTAAGAAGTCCTTTGCACGGAAATCAGGTCTTGTTAGACATCAAACAGTTCATACAggcgagaaaccattttcatgttctgattgtgagaaatgttttaaacATAAGTCAGCTCTTGTTATACATGAGACACTTCACAccggtgagaagccattttcatgtcctGAGTGTAAGAAGTGCTTTGCACGGAAATCAGCTCTTTATGTACataagagaactcacacaggtgagaagccattttcatgttctgagtgtgggaaatgttttacacgtaagTCAGCTCTTGTTATACATCAGAcacttcacacaggtgagaagccattttcatgttctgagtgtgggaaatgttttacatataagtcAGCTCTTGTTGCACATGCGAGACTTCACACTGGTGAGAAACTATTTTCATGTTCAGAGTGTAGGAAACATTTTACACGTGAAtcagatcttgttaaacatcagacaATTCATACAGGTGAAAAACAATTTCCATGA
- the LOC142160082 gene encoding uncharacterized protein LOC142160082 isoform X4 has translation MDKDRSHMTERILNLTLEIICLLTGEDYTVVKKTSGECPTPSTHPCVSGGLSRTQSPITVPPPHSLIHDRDNDQKILELTNKIIQLVTREVPMRCQDVAVYLSMEEWEYLEGHKGLYKDVMMENHQPLTSLDGSSNRNTPERCPRPLYSQDCTSENHSIPQEYQDEDLTVIKVEDIEGEEETYVRGDQQCKEEEIPTDISTADGHSSRNISEEHLILSPDLKIQDNDITRDSPVENPITPIIHSGRYSADISSDPAHHEECSLDGSYIGTDTTALRVDKIFPSSIDAKCFTKNKQIITLQPNKTGEKPFSCSECGKCYTDKSAFVKHKRFHFVEKIFSCSECGKYFKRKSDLIIHQRTHTGEKPFSCSECGKCFTDKSAIVKHERLHTGEKPFSCSECGKCFTDKSSFVIHKRIHTGEKPFSCSECGKCFTSKLALVTHQTLHTGEKPFSCPECKKSFARKSGLVRHQTVHTGEKPFSCSDCEKCFKHKSALVIHETLHTGEKPFSCPECKKCFARKSALYVHKRTHTGEKPFSCSECGKCFTRKSALVIHQTLHTGEKPFSCSECGKCFTYKSALVAHARLHTGEKLFSCSECRKHFTRESDLVKHQTIHTGEKQFP, from the exons gattacacagtggTGAAGAAGACATCTGGTGAGTGTCCGACACCCAGCACCcatccctgtgtgtcaggaggattgagcaggacccagagccccatcacggtgcctccacctcactcgcTGATACATGACagagacaatgaccagaagatcctggaactgaccaacaagatcattcagctggtgacaagagag gttcctatgaGGTGTCAGGATGTCGCTGTCTAtctctccatggaggagtgggagtatttagaaggacataagggtctgtacaaggacgtgatgatggagaatcaccagcccctcacatcactgg atggatccagtaacagaaacaccccagagagatgtcctcgtcctctttattcacaggattgtacatcggaaaatcacagtatcccacaggaatatcag GATGAAGATCTTACCGTTATTAAGGTAGAagatatagagggagaagaagagacgtatgtgaggggtgatcagcagtgtaaggaggaggaaatccctacagatatcagcacag cagatggacacagcagcaggaatATCTCAGAAGAACATCTTATTTTATCTCCAGATTTAAAAATACAAGATAATGACATCACACGAGATTCTCCAGTAGAAAACCCTATTACCCCAATTATACATTCAGGGCGTTACTCTGCAGATATATCATCTGATCCTGCTCATCATGAGGAATGTTCTCTTGATGGCTCATATATTGGTACAGATACTACAGCTCTTAGAGTAGATAAGATATTTCCCAGTTCTATAGATGccaaatgttttacaaagaacaaacaaattattacCCTTCAGCCAAATAagacaggtgagaagccattttcatgttctgagtgtgggaaatgttataCAGATAAATCTGCTTTTGTTAAACATAAGAGATTTCACTttgtggaaaaaatattttcctgttctgaatgtgggaaatattttaaGCGGAAATCAGATCTCattatacatcagagaactcacacaggtgagaaaccattttcatgttctgagtgcgggaaatgttttacagataaatccGCTATTGTTAAACATGAAAGACTTCACACTGGggaaaaaccattttcatgttctgagtgcgggaaatgttttacagataaatccTCTTTTGTTATACataagagaattcacacaggtgagaaaccattttcatgttctgaatgtgggaaatgttttacaagtaAGTTAgctcttgttacacatcagacacttcacacaggtgagaagccattttcatgtcctGAGTGTAAGAAGTCCTTTGCACGGAAATCAGGTCTTGTTAGACATCAAACAGTTCATACAggcgagaaaccattttcatgttctgattgtgagaaatgttttaaacATAAGTCAGCTCTTGTTATACATGAGACACTTCACAccggtgagaagccattttcatgtcctGAGTGTAAGAAGTGCTTTGCACGGAAATCAGCTCTTTATGTACataagagaactcacacaggtgagaagccattttcatgttctgagtgtgggaaatgttttacacgtaagTCAGCTCTTGTTATACATCAGAcacttcacacaggtgagaagccattttcatgttctgagtgtgggaaatgttttacatataagtcAGCTCTTGTTGCACATGCGAGACTTCACACTGGTGAGAAACTATTTTCATGTTCAGAGTGTAGGAAACATTTTACACGTGAAtcagatcttgttaaacatcagacaATTCATACAGGTGAAAAACAATTTCCATGA